A genome region from Euphorbia lathyris chromosome 4, ddEupLath1.1, whole genome shotgun sequence includes the following:
- the LOC136227132 gene encoding putative F-box/LRR-repeat protein At3g18150 produces the protein MWYQGLIFAAGVKECLECARISKPDLQFGATFTSLQNPTVRSFFDFLEKQWTYVPVLIFDSSGTSFHDISRIIDNTLILHDCSKIKKFHIKSRSYSFTEDSNSIAKLRFALRKEVEELILHFEYIERFLLPNFFFINASLVKLHVDTCILKPNGRINWPHLKNLSIEGCWCPNQAIETAVSGSPLLESLKINFCDGFDQLVIASKSLKILVLADMDEEFVLTISCPNLVEFCAFKSSGTTVRFCLSDGAIENVLSGSPLLELLELIDCEGFKLLVINSNSLKRLVLVGIPTDAIIISCPNLEELNLHSLYIKTIELINLPSSICATLDFDFSEAWYGENLGRMILEQFHNVKELKIGPCFIKRLSTMEMRGLSCPSLNNKCLTFDGGPNFVEHLRGIAYALRSSPELEKLVITLRLIECSTDEDLPNLNVSAENYWNTNGIAFNCLVSHLKIVKIMGLSEKDDKLNPVLNFVEFLLKNGRVLEKMVVVLEDGASDFLFKVSQKLLDFPRYSKYAIVELLCSKLPSISKYSKHVV, from the exons AAACAATGGACCTATGTGCCTGTTCTCATTTTCGATTCCTCTGGTACGTCCTTTCACGATATATCTAGAATCATTGACAATACTCTAATTCTTCATGACTGCTCCAAGATCAAGAAATTTCACATTAAATCAAGATCGTATAGCTTCACTGAGGATTCTAACTCTATTGCGAAACTCCGATTCGCGCTAAGAAAAGAGGTGGAGGAgctaattttgcactttgaatACATAGAAAGGTTTCTGTTGCCGAATTTCTTTTTCATCAATGCTTCCTTAGTTAAACTACATGTGGATACTTGCATTTTGAAGCCTAACGGGAGGATAAATTGGCCACATCTCAAGAATTTGTCTATAGAGGGTTGTTGGTGTCCTAATCAAGCAATTGAAACTGCTGTATCTGGCAGTCCTTTACTTgaatctttgaaaattaatttctgCGATGGTTTTGACCAACTTGTTATTGCATCCAAATCTTTGAAAATATTGGTTTTAGCAGATATGGATGAAGAGTTTGTTCTTACAATTTCATGTCCAAACCTAGTAGAATTCTGTGCTTTCAAGTCAAGTGGAACTACAGTCCGTTTTTGTTTGTCTGATGGAGCAATTGAAAATGTTCTATCTGGTAGTCCATTACTTGaattgttggaattaatcgaTTGTGAAGGATTCAAATTGCTTGTTATTAATTCAAACTCTTTGAAGAGATTAGTTTTAGTAGGTATTCCAACTGATGCAATTATAATTTCATGTCCGAACCTTGAAGAACTGAATCTGCATTCTTTGtatattaaaacaattgaattgatCAATCTGCCATCATCAATCTGTGCTACTCTTGATTTTGATTTCTCTGAGGCGTGGTACGGTGAAAATTTGGGGAGGATGATTCTTGAGCAATTTCACAATGTTAAGGAGCTAAAGATTGGGCCTTGCTTTATCAAG AGGCTATCAACTATGGAGATGAGAGGTTTATCATGTCCATCATTAAACAACAAATGTTTGACTTTTGATGGTGGTCCTAATTTTGTTGAGCACCTTCGTGGAATTGCATATGCTCTTCGCAGTTCACCAGAGCTTGAGAAATTAGTGATAACTTTGCGGCTCATTGAG TGTTCTACGGATGAAGATCTTCCAAACTTGAATGTCTCTGCAGAGAACTACTGGAATACAAATGGAATTGCTTTCAATTGTTTGGTGTCACATTTGAAGATTGTTAAAATTATGGGACTCTCGGAGAAAGATGATAAACTTAACCCTGTGCTCAACTTTGTTGAGTTTTTACTGAAGAATGGAAGAGTGTTAGAAAAGATGGTTGTCGTACTAGAAGATGGTGCATCTGATTTTCTGtttaaagtttctcaaaagtTGTTAGACTTCCCAAGATATTCTAAGTACGCCATTGTTGAGTTGTTATGTTCTAAGTTGCCAAGTATATCCAAATACTCAAAACATGTAGTTTAG
- the LOC136226595 gene encoding putative F-box/LRR-repeat protein At3g18150: MDVKRLKLVEEEDRISDLPDSMIHHILSFLPSTREAIQTGILSKRWRNQWTCVPVLIFDSPSYGMYSNQSDQNFLRLIENSLPLYDCSKMNKLQLGYNFKKDPDFASKISFATRKHVDKLILDCYFPFSVDCYLLPEFLLDNSSLVELKMSYCFFRLDWSVNWGSLKSLEIVGWGLICRPSIGKLVFCCPLLESLEFRNSNMGMNGDDDDDDVIASKSLKRLILVEITIDHHMKISCPNLAELVICPNHSYGLPDKMIEISCPNLESVELHSSGIQTYKLVNCPSLVYADLDFEIHTSENGENVAKQNLQQLQHVKELTIRSWFIKILSALEMEGLSYRMLNNKNLTLRLTNFEQFLGIECALRSSPALERLVIKLPVYVGRMTADLSDLYEPCWDLNDCGENYYSNSNETDFNCSVSHLKFVKIFGLNKRDAKSKLVINFIEFLLKNARVLEKLVLVISKDRGTDFGYKVSQKVLNFPRRSRYAIVDLLYS, encoded by the exons ATGGATGTGAAAAGACTCAAGTTGGTGGAGGAAGAAGACCGAATCAGCGATTTACCAGATTCCATGATTCACCATATCCTCTCCTTCTTGCCATCAACCAGAGAAGCTATTCAAACTGGCATTTTATCGAAAAGGTGGAGGAATCAATGGACTTGTGTTCCGGTTCTAATTTTCGACTCCCCTTCATATGGTATGTATTCTAATCAATCTGATCAAAATTTCCTTAGATTGATTGAAAATTCCCTACCTCTCTACGACTGCTCTAAGATGAACAAGTTACAGCTCGGTTATAACTTCAAAAAGGATCCTGATTTTGCTTCGAAAATCAGTTTTGCAACAAGAAAGCATGTGGATAAGCTAATTTTGGATTGCTATTTTCCTTTTAGTGTTGATTGCTACCTGTTGCCGGAATTCCTTTTAGACAATTCTTCGCTGGTTGAATTAAAGATGTCTTACTGTTTTTTTAGGCTTGATTGGAGTGTAAATTGGGGATCTCTCAAGTCATTGGAGATAGTGGGTTGGGGTTTGATTTGTAGGCCATCAATTGGAAAACTCGTATTTTGTTGTCCCTTGCTTGAATCCTTGGAATTTAGAAACTCTAATATGGGGATGAatggagatgatgatgatgatgatgttaTTGCTTCCaaatctttgaaaagattgaTTCTAGTAGAGATCACAATTGATCATCATATGAAAATTTCATGTCCAAATCTGGCAGAATTAGTTATATGTCCAAATCATTCTTATGGTTTGCCTGATAAAATGATTGAAATTTCATGTCCGAACCTTGAGTCAGTGGAGTTGCATAGTTCGGGCATTCAAACGTATAAATTGGTGAATTGTCCGTCTTTGGTTTATGCTGATCTTGATTTTGAGATTCATACATCTGAGAATGGTGAAAATGTGGCAAAGCAAAACCTTCAGCAGCTTCAACATGTCAAGGAGCTGACAATCAGGTCTTGGTTTATCAAG ATTCTATCAGCTTTGGAGATGGAAGGTCTATCTTATCGAATGCTCAACAACAAAAATTTGACTCTGCGTCTCACTAATTTTGAGCAATTTCTTGGAATCGAATGTGCACTTCGTAGTTCACCTGCACTTGAACGATTAGTTATAAAGTTGCCGGTCTATGTG GGTCGAATGACTGCAGATCTTTCGGATTTGTATGAACCCTGTTGGGACTTGAATGATTGTGGAGAGAACTACTACTCGAACTCAAATGAGACTGATTTCAATTGTTCGGTGTCGCATTTGAAATTTGTTAAGATTTTTGGCCTCAATAAGCGAGATGCTAAATCTAAACTTGTGATCAACTTTATTGAGTTCCTACTCAAGAATGCAAGGGTGTTGGAAAAGTTGGTTTTGGTGATATCAAAAGACCGGGGAACAGATTTTGGGTATAAAGTTTCTCAGAAAGTGTTAAATTTTCCAAGACGTTCTCGGTATGCTATTGTTGACTTATTGTATTCTTGA